GCTCGGTAGTGGGCCATGCCGTGGCGCAGGTCGGCGATGACGTCGACGAGGTCGTCCGAGATGCGGGCCGGGACGGGCGCCTTGCGGGGCTCGTACGGGTCGAAGACCTCGGAGTAGACGTCGACCGGCTCCAGCAGGCGGGCCAGGTTCTCACGGAGTTCGTCGACATCGGCGTCCGGGCCCGCGTCGGGCTCGTAGCGCTCCTCGGGGACGAAGTCCTCGTGCGCGCCCAGGCGGCCGCCCGCCAGCAGCAGCTGGGAGACCTCCAGGAGGAGGAAGGGGACGGTCGAGCCCGGCTCGTCGCCCCTCGCCACCTCCGTGACGGCCACCAGGAAGCTTTCGATCTGGTCCGCGATCTGGACCGCGAAATCGTCCGGGTTCTGACCGGTCGCGTGCAGTGTGGCGTCAGACATCTAGGAGTCGTCTCCCCTCGAAGGCGCGGCCGAGGGTGACCTCGTCCGCGTATTCCAGGTCGCCACCCACCGGGAGGCCGCTGGCCAGGCGGGTGACCTTCAGGCCCATGGGCTTGATCATGCGGGCGAGGTACGTCGCTGTGGCCTCGCCCTCCAGATTCGGGTCCGTGGCCAGGATCAGTTCCGTGACCGTCCCGTCGGCCAACCGTGCGAGAAGTTCTCGTATACGCAGGTCGTCGGGACCCACGCCCTCGATCGGGCTGATCGCGCCGCCGAGCACGTGGTAGCGGCCACGGAACTCACGGGTGCGCTCGATGGCGACCACGTCCTTGGGTTCCTCGACCACGCAGATAACCGAGGGGTCGCGGCGCGGGTCGCGGCAGATGTTGCACAGCTCCTCCTGCGCCACGTTGCCGCAGGTCGCGCAGAAGCGGACCTTCGCCTTGACCTCCAGGAGCGCCTGCGCGAGCCGCTTCACGTCCGCCGGCTCGGCCTGCAGGATGTGGAAGGCGATCCGCTGCGCGCTCTTGGGACCGACGCCGGGCAGCCGCCCCAGCTCGTCGATGAGGTCCTGGACCACGCCTTCGTACAACGGACTGACCTTCCTTGAGACCTTTCGGTACGTACGCTAGTGGCCCGGCCCTCAGAACGGCAGACCGGGGATGCCGGTGCCGCCGCCGAGGCCCTGGGCCAGCGGGCCGAGCTTCTGCTGCTGGAGGGTCTGGGCGTTCTCGTTGGCCGCCTGCACGGCGGCCACGACGAGGTCGGCGAGGGTCTCGGTGTCCTCGGGATCGACCGCCTTCGGGTCGATCTTCAGCGCGCGCAGCTCGCCGGCGCCGGTCACGGTGGCCTTCACCAGGCCGCCGCCCGCCTGTCCGTCGACCTCCGTGTTCGCCAGTTCCTCCTGCGCCCGCTGCAGATCCTGCTGCATCTTCTGGGCCTGCTGGAGCAACTCCTGCATGTTGGGCTGGCCACCACCG
This genomic interval from Streptomyces sp. NBC_00557 contains the following:
- a CDS encoding DUF5063 domain-containing protein, with product MSDATLHATGQNPDDFAVQIADQIESFLVAVTEVARGDEPGSTVPFLLLEVSQLLLAGGRLGAHEDFVPEERYEPDAGPDADVDELRENLARLLEPVDVYSEVFDPYEPRKAPVPARISDDLVDVIADLRHGMAHYRAGRTTEALWWWQFSYFSNWGATASAVLRALQSVLIHVRLNQPLQELDGLDTDQSDIGDETLEIEAGRVMAEEIGEPLGIRPGQ
- the recR gene encoding recombination mediator RecR, whose product is MYEGVVQDLIDELGRLPGVGPKSAQRIAFHILQAEPADVKRLAQALLEVKAKVRFCATCGNVAQEELCNICRDPRRDPSVICVVEEPKDVVAIERTREFRGRYHVLGGAISPIEGVGPDDLRIRELLARLADGTVTELILATDPNLEGEATATYLARMIKPMGLKVTRLASGLPVGGDLEYADEVTLGRAFEGRRLLDV
- a CDS encoding YbaB/EbfC family nucleoid-associated protein: MFPGGGQPNMQELLQQAQKMQQDLQRAQEELANTEVDGQAGGGLVKATVTGAGELRALKIDPKAVDPEDTETLADLVVAAVQAANENAQTLQQQKLGPLAQGLGGGTGIPGLPF